The following are encoded in a window of Halorubrum aethiopicum genomic DNA:
- a CDS encoding DUF7568 family protein: MSRITNWKRESRTPTLAYRNTETGARAVLHRAPDSYRYKWRGVILVDGYPVWSRGYETKDAKSFRDELRDRPAPELSCPECPNSDIAIGGKTADGAKVQRWFECRNCGCEAPSRIVYGAER; the protein is encoded by the coding sequence ATGTCCCGGATCACAAACTGGAAGCGCGAGAGCCGCACGCCCACACTCGCATACCGGAATACCGAGACCGGCGCTCGGGCGGTCTTACACCGAGCGCCGGATTCATACCGCTACAAGTGGCGTGGCGTAATCCTCGTCGACGGCTACCCGGTGTGGTCGCGGGGGTACGAGACGAAAGACGCGAAATCGTTCCGTGACGAGCTCCGTGACCGGCCAGCGCCCGAACTGAGTTGTCCCGAGTGTCCGAACAGCGATATAGCAATCGGTGGGAAAACGGCTGACGGTGCGAAGGTTCAGCGCTGGTTCGAGTGTCGGAACTGCGGGTGCGAAGCCCCCTCGCGAATTGTCTACGGCGCCGAGCGCTGA
- a CDS encoding DUF6166 domain-containing protein: MSRPSDTHPIEQTRPASDCDIAYVGYRQSGQAIVEKRPGQERLTPERSLALVNHSPSGFEWGYGGSGPAQLALALLLDYTGDEAFALDHYQEFKTEVVSQLDCAGSAGSWRLTGPEIDAVLHETPGEPVAPSI, translated from the coding sequence ATGAGTAGACCTAGCGACACACATCCGATTGAACAGACGCGCCCAGCGAGCGACTGCGACATCGCCTACGTCGGGTATCGGCAGAGTGGGCAGGCTATCGTTGAGAAACGTCCCGGCCAAGAACGGCTCACACCAGAGCGGAGTCTCGCGCTGGTGAATCACAGTCCCTCGGGATTCGAATGGGGATATGGTGGTAGTGGTCCGGCGCAACTCGCGCTCGCACTCCTCCTCGACTACACGGGAGACGAGGCGTTCGCCCTCGACCACTACCAGGAGTTCAAAACCGAGGTCGTGAGCCAGCTGGACTGTGCTGGGTCTGCTGGAAGCTGGCGACTCACCGGGCCTGAGATCGACGCAGTCCTTCACGAAACACCCGGCGAGCCGGTTGCACCGTCCATCTGA
- a CDS encoding DUF6166 domain-containing protein, protein METNSTTDPRAVVQDASERWQASADCVEYVGMRVEGTPVVLNLTAHERLSPNRSLGLVRHSPAGFDWGYVGSGPAQLACALLLDSTDNETVAQQHYIQFRNDVVSQLVCDGPADCWHLTGEDIEAALAEFEEYRALTPDGGTPSSSLPANWSAVSRTDRTVFQRRDIDHYVVLAEGSEEWLIILCAQGDRAYPAPLDHRTLPVENDPASAVQALVAESNDLVEPEEAN, encoded by the coding sequence ATGGAGACGAATTCGACTACCGACCCACGAGCAGTCGTACAGGATGCGAGTGAGCGATGGCAGGCGAGTGCAGACTGCGTTGAGTACGTCGGAATGCGTGTCGAGGGAACGCCAGTGGTCCTGAACCTCACCGCACACGAACGCCTCTCCCCAAATCGAAGTCTCGGTCTCGTGCGGCATAGCCCGGCGGGATTCGACTGGGGCTACGTTGGGAGCGGACCGGCACAGCTCGCCTGTGCGCTCCTCCTCGATTCCACCGACAACGAAACCGTCGCCCAGCAACACTACATCCAGTTCCGCAACGACGTGGTCAGTCAGCTGGTGTGTGATGGCCCGGCCGACTGCTGGCACCTCACCGGGGAGGATATCGAGGCGGCACTTGCCGAATTCGAAGAGTACCGAGCACTCACGCCAGATGGTGGGACGCCGTCATCGTCACTGCCGGCGAATTGGAGTGCGGTGAGCCGGACAGATCGGACAGTCTTCCAACGTCGAGATATCGACCACTACGTCGTCCTCGCCGAAGGGAGCGAAGAGTGGTTGATCATACTTTGTGCGCAGGGGGACCGGGCGTATCCCGCCCCGCTTGACCATCGAACACTTCCGGTCGAGAACGACCCTGCCTCAGCTGTTCAGGCACTCGTCGCTGAGAGTAACGACCTCGTCGAGCCAGAGGAGGCCAACTGA
- a CDS encoding AAA family ATPase, with translation MPEREEIIVSIIEALEAEDMEPDQIDECRQLLEANYHEPEFPVDRVTIRRIRAQQFRNLDDRVVRLDDTDTALYGPNDQGKTAILEAIRFNLFGRQEKQRITLTDPIQSEQDSLETTGNWSVDTNHYLVQRLLNRDGRGYSGDDRPKLNTDPSSEDDIPFQARNTQQDVSEAFGIWPVESREFGRYNIFSLFCLMAPEYKKFLRWQDKEDFIDLLFGINLAAVINQSKKRRSEKYELTEEEETAAEELKTAQSREKKLAERLAELQENKKEIETKLADRRAELRSINETLEQDNELEQLESEKLRLQRQINNLESEKRETRGDLRETRLSIERYEEMEMGEEVHSTAQDLQEMMSIPERCPICTNDVDDSQRRRLLNDGDCPLCRKEVPDKRIETATERDVRESAMEREEVEEQLTELRSRERKLEGELDLLESRVQDHQEQLETIESQIAESDVTQLIDRRDELETEISSLERDATSVQVEINAKEDELDDTTGCIEDLEGAYERRREKVEKRQALQTFERIVRRHIEEERTDLKNSLREEMNNLLSYFEHGRFADAQNVVFNPQGGYDFTVVIEDGNDVPSDRHNEYSNEGKILALLFHTAVLKQLAEQSNTLPIRMFIFDSPYFDIPDTGNAPDITNFVLALPEELPEYQVIVTVTDSALSDRSALNEKYQIEDF, from the coding sequence ATGCCTGAGCGTGAGGAGATCATTGTGAGTATCATTGAGGCGTTGGAGGCAGAGGACATGGAGCCGGATCAGATTGACGAGTGCCGCCAGCTGCTCGAAGCGAACTACCACGAACCGGAGTTTCCCGTTGATAGGGTAACGATACGGCGGATTCGGGCGCAACAGTTCCGAAATCTGGATGACCGGGTGGTCCGGCTAGATGACACTGATACAGCTCTCTACGGCCCAAATGATCAGGGAAAGACTGCGATCCTTGAGGCAATTCGGTTTAACCTGTTCGGCCGTCAGGAAAAACAACGAATTACACTGACCGATCCGATCCAGTCCGAGCAGGATTCGCTAGAAACAACCGGGAATTGGTCGGTCGATACGAACCACTATTTGGTTCAACGGCTTTTAAACCGGGACGGCCGCGGGTATTCAGGTGACGATCGGCCAAAGCTGAATACAGATCCATCGTCGGAGGATGACATCCCCTTCCAAGCCCGGAACACACAGCAGGATGTTTCCGAGGCGTTCGGTATCTGGCCGGTTGAATCCCGGGAGTTTGGTCGGTACAACATTTTCTCATTGTTCTGCTTGATGGCGCCAGAGTACAAGAAGTTCCTCCGCTGGCAGGACAAAGAGGATTTCATTGACCTTCTGTTCGGCATTAACCTAGCCGCTGTGATCAACCAGAGCAAGAAACGGCGATCTGAGAAGTATGAGCTGACCGAAGAAGAAGAAACAGCCGCAGAAGAGCTTAAAACCGCCCAGAGCCGAGAGAAGAAATTGGCGGAACGGCTGGCCGAATTACAGGAGAACAAGAAGGAGATTGAAACAAAATTAGCGGATCGTCGAGCGGAACTTCGCTCTATCAATGAAACGCTAGAACAGGATAATGAGCTGGAACAGCTGGAGTCAGAGAAGCTGCGGCTGCAACGGCAAATAAACAACTTGGAGTCCGAAAAACGGGAGACACGCGGTGATTTGCGGGAAACCCGGCTGAGTATCGAGCGTTATGAGGAGATGGAGATGGGGGAAGAGGTTCATTCAACAGCTCAGGACCTGCAGGAGATGATGAGCATCCCGGAACGGTGCCCAATCTGTACAAACGATGTCGATGATTCGCAACGCCGCCGGCTGTTGAATGATGGAGATTGTCCGCTGTGTCGTAAGGAGGTCCCAGACAAGAGGATTGAAACGGCCACCGAGCGGGACGTACGTGAATCGGCCATGGAACGCGAAGAGGTGGAAGAGCAACTGACCGAGTTGCGATCCCGGGAACGAAAACTCGAGGGGGAACTAGATCTTCTTGAGTCACGGGTTCAAGATCATCAGGAACAGCTGGAAACGATAGAATCACAGATCGCGGAGAGCGATGTCACCCAGTTAATCGACCGGCGGGATGAATTGGAAACAGAAATATCTTCGCTGGAGCGGGATGCGACATCGGTCCAAGTGGAGATCAATGCCAAGGAGGACGAACTTGACGACACTACTGGATGTATTGAAGATTTAGAAGGGGCGTACGAACGCCGCCGTGAGAAGGTGGAGAAACGACAAGCGTTGCAAACTTTCGAGCGGATCGTTCGTCGGCATATTGAGGAAGAGCGAACTGATCTCAAGAACAGCTTACGGGAGGAGATGAATAACCTTCTCTCCTACTTCGAACATGGTCGGTTTGCCGATGCCCAGAATGTTGTGTTCAATCCACAGGGGGGCTACGATTTCACCGTCGTGATCGAGGACGGGAATGATGTCCCGTCCGATCGGCATAACGAGTACTCGAACGAGGGGAAGATTCTGGCCTTACTGTTCCATACGGCCGTCTTGAAGCAGCTGGCAGAGCAGTCGAACACGCTGCCGATCCGGATGTTCATATTTGACTCTCCATATTTCGATATCCCGGACACAGGAAATGCACCCGATATTACAAACTTTGTATTGGCGTTGCCAGAAGAATTGCCGGAGTATCAGGTGATTGTGACGGTGACAGATTCAGCGTTATCGGATCGTTCAGCGCTGAATGAGAAATATCAGATTGAGGATTTCTGA
- a CDS encoding DUF6735 family protein, with amino-acid sequence MGHRALVAYERTDGQYTLHYSHWGAANLKLKHRISAESPFGGEDTDSKWAKQLLAELADGLEADAVDGYLAGEDRPSTVVEPKPRATGLTLDEIVADHLDYLHHEAFFVVSPTFEVTAYRTLWFGLQYDSETIDHGETVGNGALATVRWHDGEPVGDGHLKEQFRALKDVVGDMVNKGVFTRSTARQYLTQKLGEWIGKRQELRIPSGEAPSPDATLSRS; translated from the coding sequence ATGGGCCACCGCGCACTCGTTGCGTACGAACGAACTGACGGACAGTACACGCTCCACTACTCTCATTGGGGTGCAGCGAATCTCAAGCTCAAGCACCGAATCTCGGCTGAGTCGCCGTTCGGTGGCGAGGACACCGACTCCAAGTGGGCGAAACAACTGCTGGCAGAGCTGGCCGATGGCCTCGAGGCAGATGCCGTCGACGGCTACCTCGCCGGCGAAGACCGCCCGTCGACGGTCGTCGAGCCGAAGCCACGCGCCACCGGGCTTACCCTCGACGAGATCGTCGCGGACCACCTCGACTACCTCCACCACGAGGCGTTCTTCGTGGTGTCACCCACCTTCGAGGTGACCGCCTATCGGACGCTGTGGTTCGGCCTGCAGTACGATTCGGAGACAATCGACCACGGCGAGACGGTCGGGAACGGTGCGCTCGCGACCGTTCGGTGGCACGACGGCGAGCCGGTCGGCGACGGCCATCTGAAGGAGCAGTTCCGGGCACTGAAAGACGTCGTTGGCGATATGGTCAACAAGGGTGTGTTCACCCGGTCGACGGCTCGCCAGTACCTCACACAGAAGCTCGGCGAGTGGATCGGGAAGCGCCAAGAGTTGCGCATCCCGAGCGGTGAAGCACCGTCTCCGGACGCGACACTCAGCCGCTCGTAG
- a CDS encoding biosurfactant protein 1, with the protein MTDQYADYEALRPLGEATHVPDDQLASSSGEPRRQRSGGVDTDYPDDPTADETECASCGASIPAGQSKCRFCLTNHLEGADDQDTSNVERTLLHVIQLLVEASTFYGAVGKGSAAATLLAKGDDDPVVDDCKLIYDLDEEPAPQLVDQWPSLPSATRVTSECGNQLLAAARERTAWTETTQSRHDGEHATFLYDETGSVVRTEARLASLREDADDDLWLVPAIALQESVDKTDTEQPRRERPNRTHLECRECDRETKHRFREFEAVPDDEWTGQPMWGCQRCGTPRYGPEPEAGQ; encoded by the coding sequence ATGACCGACCAGTACGCCGACTACGAAGCCCTCCGACCGCTCGGCGAAGCGACCCACGTTCCCGATGACCAACTCGCCAGTAGTAGTGGCGAGCCCCGGCGGCAACGCTCTGGTGGCGTCGACACGGACTATCCAGACGACCCGACAGCAGATGAGACCGAGTGCGCTTCCTGTGGAGCGTCAATCCCCGCTGGCCAGTCGAAGTGCCGGTTCTGTCTCACCAACCATCTCGAAGGAGCCGACGACCAGGACACATCGAATGTCGAACGGACTCTCCTCCACGTCATCCAGCTGCTCGTAGAGGCGTCGACGTTCTACGGCGCCGTCGGGAAGGGATCTGCTGCGGCCACCCTCCTCGCGAAGGGAGATGATGACCCAGTAGTCGATGACTGCAAGCTAATCTACGATCTCGACGAGGAACCGGCCCCACAGCTTGTCGATCAGTGGCCCTCACTCCCCTCGGCGACACGGGTCACGTCTGAATGTGGTAATCAGCTGCTCGCGGCTGCTCGTGAGCGGACGGCGTGGACAGAGACGACGCAGTCCCGTCACGACGGCGAGCACGCGACGTTTCTCTACGACGAAACCGGGAGCGTGGTTCGCACCGAAGCTCGTCTTGCAAGCCTACGTGAGGACGCAGACGACGACCTCTGGCTGGTGCCAGCGATTGCGCTCCAGGAATCCGTTGACAAGACCGATACCGAACAGCCACGACGTGAGCGTCCAAACAGAACTCACCTCGAGTGTCGAGAGTGTGATCGGGAGACTAAGCATCGATTCCGCGAATTCGAGGCTGTCCCCGATGACGAGTGGACCGGGCAGCCAATGTGGGGCTGTCAGCGGTGCGGCACGCCACGCTACGGGCCCGAACCCGAAGCCGGTCAGTAA
- a CDS encoding DUF7567 family protein, which yields MSLEIIDRHSEALFEFLWCPVCGHEVFSHIPFEGVFCKNCNTQVELQESRETRGYEEAVLACFDTHSTWNLHVDEKLRRDLPDGSARVKILGAPGAYKVDWWSPAPGDDWQPVEQGEFDDVDEPADVSHLA from the coding sequence ATGAGTCTGGAAATCATCGACCGTCACAGCGAAGCACTGTTCGAGTTCCTCTGGTGTCCCGTCTGCGGGCACGAGGTATTCAGTCACATTCCGTTCGAAGGTGTGTTCTGCAAGAACTGCAACACGCAGGTCGAACTCCAAGAATCCCGAGAGACACGCGGCTACGAGGAGGCCGTCCTCGCCTGCTTCGACACCCACTCGACGTGGAACCTCCACGTCGACGAAAAGCTCCGTCGCGACCTACCCGATGGGTCGGCACGGGTGAAGATCCTCGGCGCACCGGGTGCCTACAAGGTCGACTGGTGGAGTCCAGCACCCGGCGATGACTGGCAGCCGGTCGAACAAGGCGAGTTCGACGATGTCGACGAACCAGCCGATGTCTCCCATCTCGCGTAG
- a CDS encoding DUF7389 domain-containing protein, which yields MSEHTQPSRADGESAETSEQATRTEYVERSDVGVSLTVKLKRGTGTRDQDEVIAKAKGKTLEDAREDMETLREYIHDLAEDARQIQPEEDG from the coding sequence ATGTCAGAACATACCCAACCATCTCGTGCGGATGGCGAATCGGCCGAAACCAGTGAACAGGCGACACGAACGGAGTACGTCGAACGCAGTGATGTCGGCGTCTCCCTCACCGTAAAGCTCAAGCGGGGAACCGGCACCAGGGACCAGGACGAGGTAATCGCGAAAGCGAAAGGCAAGACCCTCGAAGACGCTCGCGAGGACATGGAAACCCTTCGGGAGTACATCCACGATCTCGCGGAGGACGCTCGCCAAATCCAACCCGAAGAAGACGGGTAA